A DNA window from Pleurocapsa sp. PCC 7319 contains the following coding sequences:
- a CDS encoding chemotaxis protein CheW, whose protein sequence is MSAEILATGVKESENKSLAPASSRGQFLRLHLGGETVSLLPAEQVMQVLTVATELVVPMPHMASWIMGAYNHRGEILLLADLSHLMGLGLISQQARSVANYTTIVVQVGPENAANRLLGLVVDQVKRTEQCELNSIQAATAEGNSEMGQLLQGYCSPSASEVLPVVDLELVWQKIVEDPISG, encoded by the coding sequence ATGTCAGCGGAAATATTGGCCACAGGGGTGAAGGAGTCAGAAAACAAATCCCTGGCTCCAGCTTCGAGCAGGGGGCAATTTTTGCGATTACATCTGGGGGGAGAAACAGTCAGCTTACTGCCGGCAGAGCAAGTGATGCAAGTATTGACGGTGGCCACGGAGTTAGTGGTGCCGATGCCCCACATGGCCAGCTGGATCATGGGGGCGTACAATCATCGGGGAGAAATCCTGTTGCTGGCAGATTTAAGTCATTTAATGGGGTTGGGACTGATCTCGCAACAAGCCAGGTCAGTAGCCAATTACACGACAATTGTGGTTCAGGTAGGACCAGAAAATGCCGCCAATCGGCTACTGGGATTAGTCGTGGACCAGGTCAAACGCACCGAACAGTGTGAATTGAATTCAATTCAGGCAGCAACGGCAGAGGGCAATAGTGAGATGGGACAACTGTTGCAGGGTTACTGCTCGCCATCAGCCAGTGAAGTGTTGCCAGTGGTGGACCTGGAGCTGGTTTGGCAAAAGATTGTCGAAGACCCCATCAGTGGTTGA
- a CDS encoding AMP-binding protein, protein MMQFLPNLNTQYSTLIELLRYRANQQKDKQAYIFMTNGNVEGDALSYKELDRQARAIAAQLQKFQVQGARILLLYPQSLEVIAAFFGCMYAGAIAIPAPAPEASRLKRTLPRLQAIAKDAQASFVLTTRGIISLVEEQSKQTPEFEAMHWLATEEIDLESARGWQEPNIASNALAYLQYTSGSTSTPKGVAISHQNILFHCANLQKACGYNEDSVTVTWMPYFHDYGLVEGLLEPLYNGTPCYYMSPFSFIRRPFHWLQAMSHYRATHSQAPNFAYEQCVRRITPKQREQLDLSNWQVAGNAAEPINPKVLESFIQTFASCGFRPQTMSPAYGLAEATLLVSTSTSTEAPVILNLQPSALEKGRIQKADNSEPVVRRLVSCGGLVCDTQVAIVNPQTLTRCDFDEVGEIWVSDPSVAQGYWQRETETDATFRAFIADTGEGPFMRTGDLGFIYEEELFISSRIKDVIIIRGTNHYPQDIEWTVQESNSSLRPENGAAFSAEVDGEERLIIVQEIERGHSQKIDPDRVMETICKLVAEEHEIPVYAVNLLKTGTIPKTSSGKIQRSACRRDWLNGNLSVIASWQSPIANLRNADNREQSLELKQKNGASNNRYHSLNHVTSLQAQKVEPATNNSAKNSKAKTDELIQWLRSYANERVNSRLIDERRCIPPYIVLDLGNRGLLGLQVPESQGGLALNNSDTMRIMEQLGAIDQSLALVVFNHNILGTRPILKYGRSSLQQELIPQLATGRELAAFAVSEPGAGSNPRGIATTATPEGEGVWRLKGTKYWSGLAAWAGVINIFAQTLDHQGQPKGISGFAVRQDTPGLRQGPECMTLGMRGMIQNTIYLEGARVTANQLLGEVGQGMNAAQDAMMYGRLIIGAFGLGGMKRCAQLMLRYASRRSISTGRLLDNPVTLARLGELNAQIAGLETLIARMTRLLDRGHVLPVEPYIVCKIAGAEFFWQATDSLIQLLGGRGYLENNIAPQLLRDARVCRIFEGPTETLNMYLGSRTLNQSDELHRFLSHILDAPDLARDLQTIVAQIQERHLDKQSAFSDRTTSMRWAATLAGEIATSAILLAVLQEACRQNTSERLLRAREWAELSFEHKCQTALWGGPREAILANGEVTSSIIGNYTQTIGDLEQTLAGEDQGLDEYLRLEREPDNQLRPQVIFDNADISLDREIKKLSNNSSSDSVNDSQTIAPIENNSIYTVESIQNWMINLLHKEWRIPMSSLDPSQSFADYGLDSVMAVNLAQEIEDWLQSPIEATIVWNFPTIKSLAQHLASELNQLLANSQADQEIVEPDLMPLSNSQTMTEDLEEISEAEMAQLLNEQIAVVRQRNSN, encoded by the coding sequence ATGATGCAATTTTTGCCCAATTTAAATACTCAATATTCTACACTGATTGAACTTTTGCGCTATCGAGCAAATCAACAAAAAGACAAGCAAGCTTACATTTTTATGACTAATGGAAATGTAGAAGGTGATGCTTTGAGTTATAAAGAGCTAGATCGTCAAGCAAGAGCGATCGCAGCGCAATTACAAAAGTTTCAAGTGCAAGGTGCACGAATTCTCTTGCTTTATCCTCAAAGTTTAGAAGTTATAGCTGCTTTCTTTGGTTGCATGTATGCAGGAGCGATCGCCATTCCCGCTCCTGCTCCAGAAGCTAGTAGACTCAAGCGAACTTTACCTCGACTACAGGCGATCGCCAAAGATGCTCAAGCCTCCTTTGTACTTACCACGAGAGGGATTATTTCCTTAGTTGAGGAACAGTCAAAGCAAACTCCAGAATTTGAGGCAATGCACTGGCTAGCTACCGAAGAAATAGATTTAGAATCGGCTCGGGGTTGGCAAGAGCCAAATATAGCTAGTAATGCTTTAGCATATCTACAATACACTTCTGGTTCTACTTCGACACCAAAGGGCGTAGCAATAAGCCATCAAAACATTCTATTTCACTGTGCCAATTTACAAAAAGCATGCGGATACAATGAAGATAGTGTAACAGTTACCTGGATGCCCTATTTTCACGATTATGGGCTGGTAGAAGGACTACTCGAACCACTGTACAATGGTACTCCTTGCTACTATATGTCTCCCTTTAGTTTTATTCGGCGACCGTTTCATTGGCTCCAGGCGATGTCTCACTATCGAGCTACCCACAGTCAAGCGCCCAATTTTGCCTACGAACAATGTGTGCGTCGAATTACGCCAAAACAAAGAGAACAACTAGATTTAAGTAATTGGCAAGTAGCAGGTAATGCAGCAGAACCCATTAACCCCAAAGTTTTAGAAAGTTTTATCCAAACTTTTGCCTCGTGTGGTTTTCGTCCTCAGACAATGAGTCCTGCTTACGGACTAGCTGAGGCAACTTTATTAGTTTCGACCAGCACGTCAACTGAAGCACCAGTTATTCTTAATCTTCAACCAAGTGCTTTAGAAAAAGGTCGAATACAAAAAGCAGATAACTCCGAGCCAGTAGTACGACGGTTAGTAAGTTGTGGAGGGTTAGTCTGTGATACTCAGGTGGCGATTGTTAACCCCCAAACTTTGACTAGATGTGACTTCGATGAAGTAGGTGAAATTTGGGTTTCTGACCCCAGTGTAGCTCAGGGCTATTGGCAGCGTGAAACAGAAACAGATGCTACTTTTCGCGCCTTCATTGCCGATACTGGGGAAGGTCCCTTTATGCGTACTGGCGATTTGGGATTTATCTATGAGGAAGAACTATTTATCAGTAGCCGGATTAAGGATGTAATTATCATTCGCGGTACTAATCACTATCCCCAAGATATTGAATGGACAGTACAGGAATCCAACTCATCCTTAAGACCGGAAAATGGAGCTGCTTTTTCCGCAGAGGTGGATGGAGAAGAGCGACTAATAATAGTTCAGGAAATTGAGCGGGGTCATTCACAGAAAATAGATCCAGATCGAGTGATGGAAACTATCTGTAAATTAGTAGCCGAAGAACATGAAATCCCTGTCTACGCCGTTAATTTACTAAAAACCGGCACCATTCCCAAAACCTCCAGCGGTAAGATTCAACGTAGTGCTTGTCGACGAGATTGGCTCAATGGAAATTTAAGTGTGATCGCCAGTTGGCAATCTCCTATAGCCAATTTGAGAAATGCTGATAACAGAGAGCAATCTTTAGAATTGAAACAAAAAAATGGAGCAAGTAATAATAGGTATCATTCTCTTAATCATGTCACTTCTCTTCAAGCACAAAAAGTAGAGCCAGCTACTAACAACTCAGCTAAAAATAGTAAAGCGAAAACGGATGAATTAATTCAATGGTTGCGTAGTTATGCTAATGAGCGAGTTAATTCTCGTCTAATAGATGAACGCAGGTGTATACCTCCCTATATTGTGCTTGATTTGGGTAATCGTGGGCTATTAGGATTGCAAGTTCCCGAGTCCCAAGGAGGTTTAGCCCTTAATAATTCCGATACGATGCGGATTATGGAACAGTTGGGCGCGATCGACCAATCCCTAGCATTAGTTGTGTTCAATCATAATATTTTGGGAACTCGTCCGATCCTTAAGTATGGTCGGAGTTCATTACAACAAGAATTGATTCCTCAACTAGCTACAGGTCGAGAACTGGCTGCATTTGCGGTTTCGGAACCTGGTGCTGGCTCCAATCCTCGAGGGATCGCTACTACCGCTACTCCCGAAGGAGAAGGAGTCTGGCGCTTAAAAGGAACTAAGTATTGGAGTGGTTTAGCAGCTTGGGCTGGAGTGATTAATATCTTTGCTCAAACTTTAGACCATCAAGGTCAACCAAAAGGAATTAGTGGTTTTGCGGTGCGTCAAGACACGCCAGGATTACGTCAAGGTCCTGAGTGTATGACTTTGGGAATGCGAGGCATGATTCAAAATACTATTTATCTTGAAGGTGCCAGAGTAACGGCAAATCAACTTTTAGGTGAAGTTGGTCAGGGTATGAATGCTGCTCAAGATGCCATGATGTATGGTCGTTTAATTATCGGTGCCTTTGGTTTGGGTGGAATGAAACGCTGCGCTCAACTGATGCTACGTTATGCCTCTCGTCGATCTATTTCTACCGGACGATTATTAGATAATCCTGTCACTTTAGCGCGATTAGGAGAACTCAACGCCCAGATTGCCGGCTTAGAGACATTAATTGCCAGGATGACTAGATTACTCGATCGCGGTCATGTTTTACCTGTCGAACCGTACATTGTTTGTAAAATTGCGGGAGCAGAGTTTTTCTGGCAAGCTACGGACAGCCTAATACAACTTTTAGGAGGAAGAGGTTATCTCGAAAATAATATTGCACCTCAACTTTTACGAGATGCGAGAGTATGTCGAATTTTTGAAGGTCCGACAGAAACGCTTAATATGTATTTGGGTTCTCGGACTCTCAATCAGAGTGATGAATTACACCGATTTCTCTCTCACATATTGGATGCTCCAGATCTAGCTCGGGACCTACAAACTATTGTGGCTCAAATCCAAGAACGTCATTTAGATAAGCAATCTGCTTTCTCTGATCGCACTACATCTATGCGTTGGGCTGCTACCCTAGCAGGAGAAATTGCCACCTCGGCTATTTTACTGGCTGTTCTCCAAGAAGCTTGCAGACAGAATACCTCAGAGCGTTTGCTTCGAGCAAGGGAATGGGCAGAGCTTAGTTTTGAGCATAAGTGTCAAACAGCTTTGTGGGGAGGTCCTAGAGAAGCAATATTAGCGAATGGAGAAGTTACCAGCTCAATTATTGGTAATTATACTCAGACTATTGGAGATTTAGAACAAACTCTGGCAGGAGAAGATCAAGGATTAGATGAATATTTAAGACTAGAACGGGAGCCAGATAATCAATTGCGTCCTCAGGTGATATTCGATAACGCAGATATAAGTTTAGATCGGGAAATAAAGAAATTAAGTAATAATAGCTCTTCAGATTCAGTAAACGACTCCCAAACTATTGCACCTATAGAGAATAATTCCATTTACACTGTTGAATCGATCCAAAACTGGATGATTAACTTACTGCACAAAGAATGGAGAATACCAATGTCATCACTCGATCCGAGTCAATCTTTTGCTGACTATGGTTTGGATTCGGTAATGGCAGTAAATTTAGCCCAAGAAATTGAAGATTGGTTGCAATCACCTATAGAAGCCACTATTGTTTGGAACTTCCCTACCATTAAGTCTTTAGCCCAACATTTAGCTAGTGAACTTAATCAACTATTAGCAAATTCTCAAGCTGACCAAGAAATAGTAGAACCTGATTTAATGCCATTGTCTAATTCGCAGACAATGACAGAGGACTTAGAAGAAATATCAGAGGCGGAAATGGCTCAATTACTTAACGAACAAATTGCTGTCGTTCGCCAAAGAAATTCTAATTAA
- a CDS encoding response regulator: MLGVSSEVKLQPPLIACVDDSPLICSSLEKFMTGAGYRFVGINDPLRAFSILMALKPDLIFLDLMMPNINGYELCNKLRQISIFQNTPIIILTGNDGMVDRVKTKLVGASDFLSKANVDKQAVKETMRKHLRHCTLSQLTGSTARDLNSRQQVA, translated from the coding sequence ATGTTAGGAGTATCCTCAGAGGTGAAGTTGCAGCCACCATTAATTGCCTGTGTAGACGATAGCCCGTTAATCTGTAGTTCCTTAGAAAAATTTATGACGGGAGCAGGGTATCGTTTTGTGGGAATCAACGACCCGTTAAGAGCGTTTAGTATCCTGATGGCCCTCAAGCCAGATCTAATCTTTCTGGATTTAATGATGCCCAATATCAACGGTTACGAACTGTGCAATAAACTGCGTCAAATATCGATCTTCCAGAATACGCCGATCATCATCCTGACGGGGAATGATGGCATGGTAGACCGAGTCAAAACCAAGTTGGTAGGAGCCTCAGACTTCCTGAGTAAGGCGAATGTGGATAAGCAGGCAGTCAAAGAGACAATGAGAAAACATCTTCGGCACTGCACCCTGAGCCAGCTGACAGGGAGTACGGCAAGAGACTTAAATTCGCGTCAACAAGTAGCTTAG
- a CDS encoding response regulator transcription factor, translating into MNTALIIEDCLVDRKVLELGLHQSGFEVLTAQSEEEAQEQLRQYQPDVIFLDVLLPGRSGFEICRQFKNDPRTNQIPIIFCSSKGTELDKFWGLKQGADAYITKPVASQEIARILREVINPENLTQEVS; encoded by the coding sequence ATGAATACAGCCCTGATTATCGAAGATTGTCTAGTAGACCGCAAAGTGTTGGAATTGGGTTTACATCAAAGTGGTTTTGAGGTGCTCACAGCTCAAAGCGAAGAAGAAGCCCAAGAACAACTGCGACAATACCAACCCGATGTAATTTTTCTCGATGTTTTACTACCAGGTCGGAGTGGATTTGAAATCTGTAGACAGTTCAAAAATGACCCCAGAACCAATCAGATACCGATCATCTTTTGTTCGAGCAAAGGAACGGAGTTAGATAAATTTTGGGGACTGAAGCAGGGAGCAGATGCCTATATCACCAAGCCAGTGGCATCACAAGAAATAGCCAGGATCTTGAGAGAAGTAATCAACCCAGAGAATTTAACTCAGGAGGTGTCATAA
- a CDS encoding methyl-accepting chemotaxis protein, with amino-acid sequence MITNLFIQDSSGVRNKITQAKNASKVLKSVAASELPLKERIFRSWTGLDLRRKATLIALAIGIVPIATVGGVAHHLATQSLMKQIVSDQESTTLEIRQKVSLFTNHLISDIDSIASSPLYTDSGINQVASVSQKIAHLDNYIDTHRHQYDSIAMFDTNGNLMFQSKSPRPLDSTENYSNREYFQRAIESQSVAVNTPEINSAASVNNSLDIAAPIKDEETGAVIGVLAARMPLTNWQHIFQPSLLRGLEHKLVDSNGQVFAADERELLGRDAGMDFKDLPELMAQVQEKLSNGGKATSIIGTRVMFDNNDRDDSIVSVASIPQIEGVMGSGWQLAVSTPVDEAFAPLNQLRLTLLLGTTGAALLIGGLAALLAHQATLPIVAAAGAVKKIGRGDWDTQLEVTGSDELATLGSNINKMAVQLKSLIVQKDKAARRSQLLKDLTLKLAGAVDSRAVFQLAVEEIIPILKVDRAIIYRHQRDEQGEIVAEAVKSDRVARLQTKVAQLNYLHQYLMEDDSEQVRVVNNIYQAKFKLPHLRELEAFEVKSELSAPLFVGQQFQGFLVIQQCDRSRTWRQGEIDFFAQLASQVMLAKERTDLLLEQKSLKEQLQQQAMELLMEVDPISKGDLTIRATIREGEIGTIADSYNATVENLRQIVTQVQQSVTQIASTTSNNGEIAQSLSSSATEQSEAIASALKQIKTMTESIQNVAAHAELVEKSFQEVTNTVTVGNLGMERTVEGIFAIRETVADTAKKVKRLGESSLKISKVVNLINSFADRTNLLALNASLEANRAGQDGQNFAIVAEEVQTLAKQSAEATTEIEKLVASIQLDTKEVSTAMEQGTEQVVAGTKLVNETRQKLNQIASSSTVVGDRLKQIAQETVQQSRASQQINNTIAEVAQIASQTSSDAIAVSDSTKQLLKITDQLQTSAQKFKV; translated from the coding sequence ATGATTACTAATTTATTTATTCAAGATTCATCAGGAGTTAGAAATAAAATTACTCAAGCCAAAAATGCCTCGAAGGTGCTCAAATCAGTGGCGGCTTCGGAATTACCACTAAAGGAGCGCATCTTCCGCTCGTGGACGGGGTTAGATTTGCGACGCAAAGCCACCTTAATTGCCCTAGCAATTGGCATCGTACCGATCGCCACGGTGGGGGGGGTAGCCCATCATTTAGCGACCCAATCGTTGATGAAACAGATCGTCAGCGATCAAGAGAGTACCACCTTGGAGATCAGACAAAAAGTCAGTCTGTTTACCAATCATTTGATTAGTGATATCGATTCCATTGCCAGCTCGCCACTATATACAGATTCGGGAATCAACCAAGTGGCATCAGTATCGCAGAAGATTGCCCATTTAGATAACTACATAGATACCCATCGGCATCAATATGACAGCATTGCCATGTTTGATACTAATGGTAATTTGATGTTTCAATCAAAATCGCCACGACCGTTAGACTCAACAGAAAATTATAGTAACCGGGAATATTTTCAGCGAGCGATTGAATCCCAGTCAGTGGCGGTGAATACACCAGAGATCAATTCGGCAGCATCAGTGAACAATAGTCTCGATATAGCCGCCCCGATTAAGGATGAAGAGACGGGAGCGGTGATTGGGGTACTGGCAGCTCGAATGCCGTTAACCAATTGGCAGCATATCTTTCAACCATCTCTGTTGCGGGGATTAGAACACAAGCTAGTCGATAGCAATGGACAAGTATTTGCGGCAGATGAAAGAGAGTTACTCGGTCGAGATGCGGGGATGGATTTTAAAGACCTACCGGAGCTGATGGCGCAGGTACAAGAGAAACTGAGCAATGGAGGCAAAGCAACAAGTATCATCGGTACCAGGGTGATGTTTGATAATAATGACCGAGACGATTCGATCGTCAGTGTGGCCTCGATCCCGCAAATAGAGGGCGTAATGGGTTCAGGTTGGCAGCTGGCGGTATCCACGCCAGTAGATGAAGCCTTTGCGCCGCTGAATCAATTACGTTTAACCTTACTGCTGGGGACGACGGGAGCAGCCTTGTTGATTGGGGGTCTGGCAGCTCTGCTGGCTCATCAAGCCACCTTACCGATTGTGGCCGCAGCCGGAGCAGTCAAGAAGATTGGACGGGGTGATTGGGATACCCAGCTGGAAGTGACCGGTTCCGATGAGTTAGCGACCCTGGGGAGTAACATCAATAAGATGGCAGTACAGCTCAAGTCGCTGATTGTACAGAAGGATAAAGCAGCCAGACGCTCCCAACTACTCAAAGATTTGACCCTCAAACTAGCAGGAGCAGTCGATTCACGAGCGGTGTTTCAGTTAGCAGTCGAAGAAATCATCCCGATCCTCAAGGTAGACCGGGCGATCATCTATCGTCATCAACGGGATGAGCAAGGAGAGATTGTCGCCGAAGCAGTCAAATCAGACCGGGTGGCGAGATTACAGACCAAGGTAGCCCAACTCAACTATCTGCATCAATATCTGATGGAGGATGACTCCGAACAGGTAAGAGTGGTCAATAATATTTACCAAGCCAAATTCAAGCTGCCTCATTTAAGAGAACTCGAAGCATTTGAAGTCAAATCAGAGTTATCAGCACCGCTATTTGTGGGACAACAGTTTCAAGGATTTTTGGTAATCCAGCAATGTGACCGTTCACGAACCTGGAGACAGGGAGAGATTGACTTTTTTGCCCAACTAGCATCTCAAGTGATGTTAGCCAAAGAGAGAACGGACTTGTTACTGGAGCAAAAAAGCCTCAAGGAACAACTGCAACAACAGGCGATGGAGTTATTGATGGAGGTCGACCCGATTAGCAAAGGAGATTTAACCATCAGAGCGACTATTAGAGAGGGAGAGATTGGCACGATAGCTGACTCCTACAATGCGACGGTAGAAAACCTAAGGCAAATAGTGACCCAGGTGCAACAATCGGTGACCCAAATAGCGAGCACCACGTCGAACAATGGGGAGATCGCCCAATCCCTATCTTCCAGTGCTACGGAACAATCAGAAGCGATCGCCTCGGCACTGAAACAAATCAAGACGATGACCGAATCGATTCAAAATGTGGCAGCCCATGCCGAATTAGTGGAAAAATCGTTCCAAGAAGTAACCAATACAGTAACGGTGGGCAATTTAGGCATGGAGCGGACGGTAGAAGGAATCTTTGCCATCCGAGAAACCGTAGCTGATACCGCCAAAAAAGTGAAACGGTTGGGAGAATCATCCCTAAAGATTTCTAAGGTAGTCAACCTGATTAATAGTTTTGCCGACCGGACCAATCTGTTAGCGTTAAATGCATCCTTGGAGGCCAATCGCGCCGGTCAAGATGGACAGAACTTTGCCATCGTGGCTGAGGAAGTGCAAACCTTAGCCAAACAGTCCGCCGAAGCGACCACGGAGATTGAAAAACTAGTAGCCAGTATCCAGCTAGATACCAAAGAAGTATCGACAGCGATGGAACAGGGCACAGAGCAAGTGGTAGCGGGGACCAAGTTGGTCAATGAAACCCGTCAAAAGTTAAATCAGATTGCCTCATCGAGTACGGTAGTGGGAGATCGGCTCAAGCAGATTGCCCAAGAAACAGTTCAGCAGTCACGAGCCAGTCAGCAAATCAATAATACTATTGCTGAAGTAGCCCAAATCGCCAGCCAAACTTCAAGTGATGCGATCGCCGTTTCTGACTCGACCAAACAGCTGTTGAAGATCACCGATCAACTTCAGACCAGCGCTCAAAAGTTCAAAGTTTAA
- a CDS encoding DUF4388 domain-containing protein — translation MNKKASAKSTNLRALKGQALSGNKFDLPTQGELFETLKQLRFDGRVELRESKGDRWTIYLHLGRVVYATGGTHPVKRWQRNIITYLPELTAQLAGETSDLSHMTAENCNRCWQYQLLYDWVKQGKINRQQATKIIWSTVVEVLFDITQAGNISYELQPGESSAQGIILIDGTRIVAEVRRQWASWQEAQATDFSPNLAPVIRKPEELQQSTSANLFEMLNQMLSKEQTLRDLAFNMKRETLSFTRSLLPYLQSGLVELINIPDLPNQC, via the coding sequence ATGAATAAAAAAGCTTCTGCCAAATCGACAAATTTACGAGCCCTCAAAGGGCAAGCCCTATCAGGAAATAAGTTTGATTTACCAACCCAAGGCGAGTTATTTGAAACCCTCAAACAACTGAGATTTGATGGTCGAGTAGAGTTAAGAGAGTCCAAAGGAGACCGTTGGACGATCTATCTGCATCTGGGTCGAGTAGTGTATGCCACAGGAGGAACACATCCGGTCAAAAGATGGCAGAGAAACATCATCACGTATTTGCCAGAGCTGACAGCGCAACTGGCGGGGGAAACATCAGACCTGTCGCACATGACGGCAGAAAACTGCAATCGGTGTTGGCAGTATCAACTACTGTATGACTGGGTCAAACAAGGAAAAATAAATCGACAACAGGCAACCAAGATCATCTGGTCGACAGTAGTCGAGGTGCTGTTTGATATTACCCAAGCGGGAAACATTAGCTACGAATTGCAGCCGGGAGAATCATCGGCTCAGGGAATAATCCTGATCGATGGGACTCGGATAGTAGCAGAGGTGAGGCGTCAGTGGGCATCATGGCAAGAAGCTCAAGCCACAGATTTTAGTCCCAATCTCGCACCGGTGATTAGAAAACCAGAGGAGTTACAACAAAGTACCTCAGCGAACTTATTTGAGATGCTGAACCAGATGTTAAGCAAGGAGCAAACGCTAAGAGATCTGGCGTTTAACATGAAGCGAGAGACCCTATCGTTTACCCGGTCTTTATTGCCCTACTTACAGTCAGGGTTAGTCGAGTTAATCAATATACCAGACCTGCCGAACCAATGTTAG
- a CDS encoding Mo-dependent nitrogenase C-terminal domain-containing protein yields MNNFPIILFFLQRLQKRLERIEISSPSLARWICRVIPASCPFEREIKLGSYTLLSIPPLCKLNPFYDQLMLLRFKSLTYLAEECHEDLTLYC; encoded by the coding sequence ATGAATAATTTTCCGATTATCTTATTCTTCTTACAGCGATTACAAAAAAGACTAGAGAGAATAGAAATCAGTAGTCCTAGTCTAGCCAGATGGATTTGCCGAGTGATACCGGCAAGTTGTCCGTTTGAACGGGAAATCAAACTGGGTTCGTATACCCTGCTATCGATTCCGCCACTGTGTAAGTTGAATCCCTTTTATGACCAACTGATGCTGCTGAGGTTCAAATCATTAACCTATCTGGCAGAAGAATGTCATGAAGATTTAACCCTCTACTGTTAA